In one Zalophus californianus isolate mZalCal1 chromosome 10, mZalCal1.pri.v2, whole genome shotgun sequence genomic region, the following are encoded:
- the INAVA gene encoding innate immunity activator protein isoform X1, whose product MLQMPKLNEIPPGREGRGETWGERRWPGQTGPETARQERGARGQAGGARAPWDSCGTCRPPPHPGSGWERRHPSLLCAPSSQKSTMESKEEVSDTDSGIILQSGPDSPVSPVKELTHAVRKQQRALEERLEACLEELKRLCLREAELTGVLPAEYPLKPGEKAPKVRRRIGAAYKLDERALRREDPLSSLERELALQLQIAEAARRLCREENLGRQARRQRKQAMLQEEKKLRELERCLGEQRRTSGPPSTAALPLGRELSASDDSSLSDGLLLEEEESQVPKPPPESPAPPSRPLPPQSLEGLQPAGPETGGLERAPIQNSPWKETSLDHPYEKPRKSLEPNSESSSPATTPQDGPGTSSLWLLETAYHVVPVRSIPGQRQGRTSAPATPEMQGRRGQSQSLRTDSFRAGPEGRGRSAFPRRRPPHYTVTVPDSCFPPTKPPRPHPAYHSCSEDSGSDVSSISHPTSPGSSSPDISFLRPLSPPEPPRHRGAWGPAGVLYPKLLLPPGHLPAGRYVLVAESPLPPAAEWELGRAALGPAYDEDGAQLRWQRLVASRSRVVRTPSLKDSPAGRALSKATVSEELKSWHERARLRSGRPHSLDRQGAFRVRSLPPSREGFGRASGPRTQVATVYVSRRSPEGAPVQVFVPENGEIVSQV is encoded by the exons CTGCGGAACCTGCAGGCCACCGCCACATCCTGGCTCAGGTTGGGAACGGCGTCACCCCTCCCTACTCTGTGCCCCCTCCTCCCAGAAATCCACCATGGAGAGTAAGGAGGAGGTCAGCGACACCGACAGTGGCATCATCCTGCAGTCTG GCCCCGACAGCCCAGTCTCCCCTGTGAAGGAGCTGACCCACGCCGTGCGCAAACAGCAGAGGGCCCTGGAAGAGCGGCTGGAGGCGTGCCTGGAGGAGCTGAAGAGACTCTGCCTCAGGGAGGCG GAGCTGACGGGTGTCTTGCCAGCAGAGTATCCCCTCAAACCAGGGGAAAAGGCCCCCAAGGTCCGCCGCAGGATTGGAGCCGCTTACAAACTGGACGAGCGGGCCTTGCGCAGAGAG GACCCCCTGAGCAGCCTGGAGCGGGAGCTGGCCCTGCAGCTGCAGATCGCGGAGGCAGCCCGGCGCCTGTGCCGGGAGGAGAACCTCGGCAGGCAGGCCCGGCGGCAGCGCAAGCAGGCCATGCTGCAGGAGGAGAAGAAGCTGAGGGAGCTGGAGCGCTGCCTGGGCGAGCAGCGGCGCACCAGCGGGCCCCCTTCCACCGCTGCCCTGCCCCTGGGCCGAG AGCTCAGTGCCTCAGATGACAGCTCTCTATCAGATGGGCTGCTCCTGGAGGAAG AGGAATCCCAGGTGCCAAAACCTCCCCCGGAGTCCCCAGCTCCACCTTCCCGGCCTCTGCCACCCCAGAGCCTCGAAGGCTTGCAGCCAGCAGGACCTGAGACTGGGGGCCTGGAGCGGGCCCCAATCCAGAACAGCCCCTGGAAGGAGACCAGCCTGGACCACCCCTATGAGAAGCCCAGGAAGTCTCTCGAACCCAATAGCGAGTCCAG CAGCCCAGCCACCACGCCACAGGACGGGCCCGGTACCTCCAGCCTCTGGCTGCTGGAGACTGCCTACCATGTGGTGCCCGTCCGCAGCATTCCTGGCCAGCGGCAGGGCCGCACCAGCGCTCCAGCCACCCCTGAgatgcaggggaggaggggccagTCACAGTCTCTGAG gaCGGATTCCTTCCGGGCCGGTCCCGAGGGCCGAGGTCGCAGCGCCTTCCCCCGCCGCCGTCCCCCTCACTACACGGTGACCGTGCCCGACTCCTGCTTCCCCCCGACCAAGCCCCCGAGGCCGCACCCCGCCTACCACTCCTGCTCGGAGGACAGCGGCTCCGACGTCTCCAGCATCTCGCACCCCACGTCGCCGGGCAGCAGCAGCCCCGACATCTCCTTCCTGCGGCCGCTGTCCCCGCCCGAGCCGCCTCGCCACCGCGGGGCCTGGGGCCCGGCCGGCGTGCTCTACCCCAAGCTGCTGCTGCCGCCTGGGCATTTGCCGGCCGGGCGCTACGTGCTGGTGGCCGAGAGCCCCCTGCCGCCGGCGGCCGAGTGGGAGCTGGGCCGCGCCGCCCTGGGCCCCGCCTACGACGAGGACGGGGCGCAGCTGCGCTGGCAGCGCCTGGTGGCCTCCCGCAGCCGCGTGGTGCGGACGCCCTCCCTGAAGGACAGCCCCGCGGGCCGCGCGCTCAGCAAGGCGACCGTCTCCGAGGAGCTCAAGTCGTGGCACGAGCGGGCGCGCCTCCGGAGCGGCCGCCCGCACTCGCTGGACCGCCAGGGGGCCTTCCGCGTCCGGAGCCTGCCCCCCAGCAGAGAGGGCTTTGGCCGAGCCTCAGGTCCCCGGACACAG GTGGCCACAGTGTATGTGTCCCGGAGATCACCCGAAGGGGCTCCTGTGCAAGTATTTGTGCCTGAGAATGGCGAGATCGTCAGCCAGGTGTAA
- the INAVA gene encoding innate immunity activator protein isoform X3: MESKEEVSDTDSGIILQSGPDSPVSPVKELTHAVRKQQRALEERLEACLEELKRLCLREAELTGVLPAEYPLKPGEKAPKVRRRIGAAYKLDERALRREDPLSSLERELALQLQIAEAARRLCREENLGRQARRQRKQAMLQEEKKLRELERCLGEQRRTSGPPSTAALPLGRELSASDDSSLSDGLLLEEEESQVPKPPPESPAPPSRPLPPQSLEGLQPAGPETGGLERAPIQNSPWKETSLDHPYEKPRKSLEPNSESSSPATTPQDGPGTSSLWLLETAYHVVPVRSIPGQRQGRTSAPATPEMQGRRGQSQSLRTDSFRAGPEGRGRSAFPRRRPPHYTVTVPDSCFPPTKPPRPHPAYHSCSEDSGSDVSSISHPTSPGSSSPDISFLRPLSPPEPPRHRGAWGPAGVLYPKLLLPPGHLPAGRYVLVAESPLPPAAEWELGRAALGPAYDEDGAQLRWQRLVASRSRVVRTPSLKDSPAGRALSKATVSEELKSWHERARLRSGRPHSLDRQGAFRVRSLPPSREGFGRASGPRTQVATVYVSRRSPEGAPVQVFVPENGEIVSQV, from the exons ATGGAGAGTAAGGAGGAGGTCAGCGACACCGACAGTGGCATCATCCTGCAGTCTG GCCCCGACAGCCCAGTCTCCCCTGTGAAGGAGCTGACCCACGCCGTGCGCAAACAGCAGAGGGCCCTGGAAGAGCGGCTGGAGGCGTGCCTGGAGGAGCTGAAGAGACTCTGCCTCAGGGAGGCG GAGCTGACGGGTGTCTTGCCAGCAGAGTATCCCCTCAAACCAGGGGAAAAGGCCCCCAAGGTCCGCCGCAGGATTGGAGCCGCTTACAAACTGGACGAGCGGGCCTTGCGCAGAGAG GACCCCCTGAGCAGCCTGGAGCGGGAGCTGGCCCTGCAGCTGCAGATCGCGGAGGCAGCCCGGCGCCTGTGCCGGGAGGAGAACCTCGGCAGGCAGGCCCGGCGGCAGCGCAAGCAGGCCATGCTGCAGGAGGAGAAGAAGCTGAGGGAGCTGGAGCGCTGCCTGGGCGAGCAGCGGCGCACCAGCGGGCCCCCTTCCACCGCTGCCCTGCCCCTGGGCCGAG AGCTCAGTGCCTCAGATGACAGCTCTCTATCAGATGGGCTGCTCCTGGAGGAAG AGGAATCCCAGGTGCCAAAACCTCCCCCGGAGTCCCCAGCTCCACCTTCCCGGCCTCTGCCACCCCAGAGCCTCGAAGGCTTGCAGCCAGCAGGACCTGAGACTGGGGGCCTGGAGCGGGCCCCAATCCAGAACAGCCCCTGGAAGGAGACCAGCCTGGACCACCCCTATGAGAAGCCCAGGAAGTCTCTCGAACCCAATAGCGAGTCCAG CAGCCCAGCCACCACGCCACAGGACGGGCCCGGTACCTCCAGCCTCTGGCTGCTGGAGACTGCCTACCATGTGGTGCCCGTCCGCAGCATTCCTGGCCAGCGGCAGGGCCGCACCAGCGCTCCAGCCACCCCTGAgatgcaggggaggaggggccagTCACAGTCTCTGAG gaCGGATTCCTTCCGGGCCGGTCCCGAGGGCCGAGGTCGCAGCGCCTTCCCCCGCCGCCGTCCCCCTCACTACACGGTGACCGTGCCCGACTCCTGCTTCCCCCCGACCAAGCCCCCGAGGCCGCACCCCGCCTACCACTCCTGCTCGGAGGACAGCGGCTCCGACGTCTCCAGCATCTCGCACCCCACGTCGCCGGGCAGCAGCAGCCCCGACATCTCCTTCCTGCGGCCGCTGTCCCCGCCCGAGCCGCCTCGCCACCGCGGGGCCTGGGGCCCGGCCGGCGTGCTCTACCCCAAGCTGCTGCTGCCGCCTGGGCATTTGCCGGCCGGGCGCTACGTGCTGGTGGCCGAGAGCCCCCTGCCGCCGGCGGCCGAGTGGGAGCTGGGCCGCGCCGCCCTGGGCCCCGCCTACGACGAGGACGGGGCGCAGCTGCGCTGGCAGCGCCTGGTGGCCTCCCGCAGCCGCGTGGTGCGGACGCCCTCCCTGAAGGACAGCCCCGCGGGCCGCGCGCTCAGCAAGGCGACCGTCTCCGAGGAGCTCAAGTCGTGGCACGAGCGGGCGCGCCTCCGGAGCGGCCGCCCGCACTCGCTGGACCGCCAGGGGGCCTTCCGCGTCCGGAGCCTGCCCCCCAGCAGAGAGGGCTTTGGCCGAGCCTCAGGTCCCCGGACACAG GTGGCCACAGTGTATGTGTCCCGGAGATCACCCGAAGGGGCTCCTGTGCAAGTATTTGTGCCTGAGAATGGCGAGATCGTCAGCCAGGTGTAA
- the INAVA gene encoding innate immunity activator protein isoform X2, which translates to MFAKAPHKFSFFFFFFLSYHPFSRLSWRTEIPKCSCGTCRPPPHPGSGWERRHPSLLCAPSSQKSTMESKEEVSDTDSGIILQSGPDSPVSPVKELTHAVRKQQRALEERLEACLEELKRLCLREAELTGVLPAEYPLKPGEKAPKVRRRIGAAYKLDERALRREDPLSSLERELALQLQIAEAARRLCREENLGRQARRQRKQAMLQEEKKLRELERCLGEQRRTSGPPSTAALPLGRELSASDDSSLSDGLLLEEEESQVPKPPPESPAPPSRPLPPQSLEGLQPAGPETGGLERAPIQNSPWKETSLDHPYEKPRKSLEPNSESSSPATTPQDGPGTSSLWLLETAYHVVPVRSIPGQRQGRTSAPATPEMQGRRGQSQSLRTDSFRAGPEGRGRSAFPRRRPPHYTVTVPDSCFPPTKPPRPHPAYHSCSEDSGSDVSSISHPTSPGSSSPDISFLRPLSPPEPPRHRGAWGPAGVLYPKLLLPPGHLPAGRYVLVAESPLPPAAEWELGRAALGPAYDEDGAQLRWQRLVASRSRVVRTPSLKDSPAGRALSKATVSEELKSWHERARLRSGRPHSLDRQGAFRVRSLPPSREGFGRASGPRTQVATVYVSRRSPEGAPVQVFVPENGEIVSQV; encoded by the exons ATGTTTGCAAAGGCCccacataaattttcttttttcttttttttttttttatcctaccATCCATTCTCCAGACTTTCCTGGAGAACTGAAATTCCAAAGTGCAG CTGCGGAACCTGCAGGCCACCGCCACATCCTGGCTCAGGTTGGGAACGGCGTCACCCCTCCCTACTCTGTGCCCCCTCCTCCCAGAAATCCACCATGGAGAGTAAGGAGGAGGTCAGCGACACCGACAGTGGCATCATCCTGCAGTCTG GCCCCGACAGCCCAGTCTCCCCTGTGAAGGAGCTGACCCACGCCGTGCGCAAACAGCAGAGGGCCCTGGAAGAGCGGCTGGAGGCGTGCCTGGAGGAGCTGAAGAGACTCTGCCTCAGGGAGGCG GAGCTGACGGGTGTCTTGCCAGCAGAGTATCCCCTCAAACCAGGGGAAAAGGCCCCCAAGGTCCGCCGCAGGATTGGAGCCGCTTACAAACTGGACGAGCGGGCCTTGCGCAGAGAG GACCCCCTGAGCAGCCTGGAGCGGGAGCTGGCCCTGCAGCTGCAGATCGCGGAGGCAGCCCGGCGCCTGTGCCGGGAGGAGAACCTCGGCAGGCAGGCCCGGCGGCAGCGCAAGCAGGCCATGCTGCAGGAGGAGAAGAAGCTGAGGGAGCTGGAGCGCTGCCTGGGCGAGCAGCGGCGCACCAGCGGGCCCCCTTCCACCGCTGCCCTGCCCCTGGGCCGAG AGCTCAGTGCCTCAGATGACAGCTCTCTATCAGATGGGCTGCTCCTGGAGGAAG AGGAATCCCAGGTGCCAAAACCTCCCCCGGAGTCCCCAGCTCCACCTTCCCGGCCTCTGCCACCCCAGAGCCTCGAAGGCTTGCAGCCAGCAGGACCTGAGACTGGGGGCCTGGAGCGGGCCCCAATCCAGAACAGCCCCTGGAAGGAGACCAGCCTGGACCACCCCTATGAGAAGCCCAGGAAGTCTCTCGAACCCAATAGCGAGTCCAG CAGCCCAGCCACCACGCCACAGGACGGGCCCGGTACCTCCAGCCTCTGGCTGCTGGAGACTGCCTACCATGTGGTGCCCGTCCGCAGCATTCCTGGCCAGCGGCAGGGCCGCACCAGCGCTCCAGCCACCCCTGAgatgcaggggaggaggggccagTCACAGTCTCTGAG gaCGGATTCCTTCCGGGCCGGTCCCGAGGGCCGAGGTCGCAGCGCCTTCCCCCGCCGCCGTCCCCCTCACTACACGGTGACCGTGCCCGACTCCTGCTTCCCCCCGACCAAGCCCCCGAGGCCGCACCCCGCCTACCACTCCTGCTCGGAGGACAGCGGCTCCGACGTCTCCAGCATCTCGCACCCCACGTCGCCGGGCAGCAGCAGCCCCGACATCTCCTTCCTGCGGCCGCTGTCCCCGCCCGAGCCGCCTCGCCACCGCGGGGCCTGGGGCCCGGCCGGCGTGCTCTACCCCAAGCTGCTGCTGCCGCCTGGGCATTTGCCGGCCGGGCGCTACGTGCTGGTGGCCGAGAGCCCCCTGCCGCCGGCGGCCGAGTGGGAGCTGGGCCGCGCCGCCCTGGGCCCCGCCTACGACGAGGACGGGGCGCAGCTGCGCTGGCAGCGCCTGGTGGCCTCCCGCAGCCGCGTGGTGCGGACGCCCTCCCTGAAGGACAGCCCCGCGGGCCGCGCGCTCAGCAAGGCGACCGTCTCCGAGGAGCTCAAGTCGTGGCACGAGCGGGCGCGCCTCCGGAGCGGCCGCCCGCACTCGCTGGACCGCCAGGGGGCCTTCCGCGTCCGGAGCCTGCCCCCCAGCAGAGAGGGCTTTGGCCGAGCCTCAGGTCCCCGGACACAG GTGGCCACAGTGTATGTGTCCCGGAGATCACCCGAAGGGGCTCCTGTGCAAGTATTTGTGCCTGAGAATGGCGAGATCGTCAGCCAGGTGTAA